A region of the Amycolatopsis sp. cg13 genome:
CGCGTGCGGCGCGCCGGTGGTGTTCTGGGAAGCGCCGCCGGACTGGCAGTTCGCGGGCGGCGTGCCCAACGCGTTCAGCGGCGCGGACCTCAACACGCACGACGGCGTGGCCGCGGACCACTTCTACACCAAGCTGTTCAACTACTCGAGCCGTCAGGTCGGCGACGGGGAAAGCGTCGACTATGTCGAATATTCCATTGAGCACACGGCGGTGCTGTACCGCTACGTGATGGGTCCCGAGTACCGCCGGGACACTCCCCCGCACTGGCTCGTGTACTTCGAGATCGACCCCGCGCGCGGAGCGGACGCGGCGGCCGGCGAGGCGCTGATGCTGGGCGGCTCGGTGGTGATCGAGCCGTACGACACGCCGTTCGGCCGCACCGCGATCCTCGCCGATCCGGACGGCGCGGTGTTCGCGGTGATCGACCACTCGCGGGTGCTGGAAGACGTGGGCCGCGCCGAAGTCGACGACCCGTACGACGACTAGAGAATCAAGCAGGCACGAAAGCCGACAGCAGCAGCCACGACACGACGGCCGAGGGCAGCAGCGAGTCGAGGCGGTCCATGATGCCGCCGTGACCGGGCAGCAGCGTGCCCATGTCCTTGATGCCGAGGTCGCGTTTGATGAGCGACTCGACGAGGTCGCCGAGCGTAGCGGTGAGCACGATCGCCGCGCCGAAGATCACGCCCTGCCAGGCGTGGCCGTCCAGCATCAGGCTGATCGTGAGCACACCCGCGGCGATGCCCGCGATCATCGAACCGGCGAAGCCCTCCCAGGACTTCTTCGGGCTGATCGTGGGTGCCATCGGGTGTTTGCCGCCGAGCACGCCGGCGATGTAGCCGCCGGTGTCGGAAGCGACCACGGCGATCAGGAAGGTGAGCACGCGGCCGACACCGTCGTGCGGCGGCACGAGCATGGCCGCGAACGCGCCGAACAACGGCAGGTACGCGGCGGCGAAAACCGAAGCGCTGACGTCGCGCACGTAACCCTTCGCGCCGCCGGGCAACCGCCACAGCAGGCAGGCGAGGACGGTGAGCACGAACGCGGTGAGCGCGCCCTCCCGGCCGAACGGCCAGGCCAGCCAGATCATCGCCTGCCCGCCGACGAGCACCGGGATCAGCGCGACCTTGGTGTCCGCGACGCGGCGCAGCACGCCGGAGAACTCGAACGTGCCGACCGCGATCGCGGCGGCGATGACCCCGATGAAGAGGAACCGGACGGTGACCAGCGAAACGATGATCGCGGCCCCGAGCAGCAGCCCGACACCGATCGCCGCGGGAAGGTTGCGCCCTGCCCGGGACGCCTTCTTCTCCGGTTCGGCTTTCGCGTCGTTCGCGGGACCGCCTTCGGCTTTCGCGCCTTGGCCCGGTTCGGCCGCAGCCTTCCCGCCCTGGCCCGGCTCGCTCGCGGCTTTCGCGCCCTTGCCCGGCCTGCCCGCGGAAACGCCTTTCCCGCCCTTGCCCGGCCCGCCCGCGGAAACACCTTTCGCTGGCTCACCCTCGGATTCCGCGTGATTCCCCGCCGCAGCACCGAATTCCGCGCGCGCAGCCGCCGCGGAGTCCGTTTTCCGTTGCACGGCAGGGTTTTCCGTAGCCGGTTCCGGCCGCGACACCGGGTCCGGCTCGGCGGCCGGGTCCGGTGGCGGGATGTCGCTCACCCGCTCGTCGCGTTCCTCGCTCACCTGGCTCATCAGACCTCGAGCAGCTCTGCTTCCTTGTGTTTCACCAGCTCGTCGACCTGGTGCACGT
Encoded here:
- a CDS encoding VOC family protein — its product is MSIGWPGARTIPAGLPCWVEVACHDEARTQDFYSRLFGWEYETRRDPASPTGRYSIASCDGVAAGGLYQAGARSAPGWTMQLAVPHTASAAEWVEHLGGQVTLGPIAIPERGSILHAIDACGAPVVFWEAPPDWQFAGGVPNAFSGADLNTHDGVAADHFYTKLFNYSSRQVGDGESVDYVEYSIEHTAVLYRYVMGPEYRRDTPPHWLVYFEIDPARGADAAAGEALMLGGSVVIEPYDTPFGRTAILADPDGAVFAVIDHSRVLEDVGRAEVDDPYDD
- a CDS encoding phosphatidate cytidylyltransferase, producing the protein MSQVSEERDERVSDIPPPDPAAEPDPVSRPEPATENPAVQRKTDSAAAARAEFGAAAGNHAESEGEPAKGVSAGGPGKGGKGVSAGRPGKGAKAASEPGQGGKAAAEPGQGAKAEGGPANDAKAEPEKKASRAGRNLPAAIGVGLLLGAAIIVSLVTVRFLFIGVIAAAIAVGTFEFSGVLRRVADTKVALIPVLVGGQAMIWLAWPFGREGALTAFVLTVLACLLWRLPGGAKGYVRDVSASVFAAAYLPLFGAFAAMLVPPHDGVGRVLTFLIAVVASDTGGYIAGVLGGKHPMAPTISPKKSWEGFAGSMIAGIAAGVLTISLMLDGHAWQGVIFGAAIVLTATLGDLVESLIKRDLGIKDMGTLLPGHGGIMDRLDSLLPSAVVSWLLLSAFVPA